In one window of Zhihengliuella sp. ISTPL4 DNA:
- a CDS encoding PTS sugar transporter subunit IIA, with product MSVLTAEQVRIHPGGASRDDALQEATDILVAAGAVTPAYVDAMRQREETVSTYMGNGLAIPHGTNEAKDAILASALSVVRYDGGVDWDGEQARFVIGIAGVGDEHLDILSRIAILFSEEDDVARLAAAATPDELFALLSEVNEG from the coding sequence ATGAGCGTTCTCACTGCCGAGCAGGTCCGCATCCACCCGGGAGGCGCGTCGCGGGACGACGCGCTCCAGGAGGCGACGGACATCCTCGTCGCCGCCGGTGCGGTGACCCCGGCGTACGTCGACGCGATGCGCCAGCGCGAGGAGACCGTGTCGACGTACATGGGCAACGGCCTGGCCATCCCGCACGGCACGAACGAGGCGAAGGACGCCATCCTCGCCTCGGCCCTCTCCGTCGTCCGCTACGACGGCGGCGTCGACTGGGACGGCGAGCAGGCGCGGTTCGTGATCGGCATCGCCGGCGTGGGCGACGAGCACCTCGACATCCTGTCCCGCATCGCGATCCTCTTCTCGGAGGAGGACGACGTCGCCCGGCTGGCGGCCGCGGCCACGCCGGACGAGCTGTTCGCTCTCCTCTCGGAGGTGAACGAGGGATGA
- a CDS encoding PTS mannitol transporter subunit IICB codes for MTTTSPAATAPGGLRVGVQRFGTFLSGMIMPNIAAFIAWGFITMLFIPKGFFGAESPFGWHWAGVAEIIGGGGDSAVLGWQGAMTAVAEGADGNILAYVGLVGPMVTYLLPLLIANTAGRMVYGERGGVVATIATVGVIVGTNIPMFLGAMIMGPIAAWIMKQVDKLWDGKIRPGFEMLVNNFSAGILGMILAIVGFFAFGPVMLGISAALGAAVDWLVTLNLLPLVSIIVEPAKVLFLNNAINHGVFTPLGIEQATETGKSILFLIEANPGPGLGLLLAFTFFGVGAAKASAPGAAIIQFFGGIHEIYFPYALSKPTTILALIAGGAAGVTTNMVLGGGLAFPAAPGSIIAVTAAAVGPGVANLLVVYLSVIIAATVTFLITGVILRASRKRDLAAEGDTFGAAIAQTEANKGKSSAAMDALRTSTATTAPETTPAPAATATAAAPIETIVFACDAGMGSSAMGASVLRNKLKKAGIEDITVTNAAIANLDGTADVVITQQQLTDRATAKSPDSLHVSVDNFMNSPKYDEVVEMVKEQRKDEE; via the coding sequence ATGACGACGACGTCACCCGCCGCCACCGCCCCTGGTGGCCTCCGCGTGGGCGTGCAGCGTTTCGGCACGTTCCTCTCCGGCATGATCATGCCGAACATCGCGGCCTTCATCGCCTGGGGCTTCATCACGATGCTCTTCATCCCGAAGGGCTTCTTCGGGGCCGAGAGCCCGTTCGGCTGGCACTGGGCCGGCGTCGCCGAGATCATCGGCGGCGGCGGCGACTCCGCCGTCCTCGGCTGGCAGGGCGCGATGACCGCGGTCGCCGAGGGCGCGGACGGCAACATCCTGGCCTACGTGGGCCTGGTCGGCCCGATGGTCACCTACCTGCTGCCCCTCCTCATCGCGAACACGGCCGGACGCATGGTCTACGGCGAGCGCGGTGGCGTGGTCGCCACGATCGCGACCGTCGGCGTGATCGTCGGGACGAACATCCCGATGTTCCTCGGCGCGATGATCATGGGCCCGATCGCCGCCTGGATCATGAAACAGGTCGACAAGCTCTGGGACGGCAAGATCCGCCCCGGCTTCGAGATGCTCGTCAACAACTTCTCCGCCGGCATCCTGGGCATGATCCTCGCCATCGTCGGGTTCTTCGCCTTCGGTCCGGTCATGCTCGGCATCAGCGCCGCGCTGGGGGCGGCCGTCGACTGGCTCGTGACGCTCAACCTCCTGCCGCTCGTGTCGATCATCGTCGAGCCGGCCAAGGTGCTGTTCCTCAACAACGCCATCAACCACGGTGTGTTCACCCCGTTGGGCATCGAGCAGGCCACGGAGACGGGCAAGTCGATCCTCTTCCTCATCGAGGCGAACCCCGGTCCCGGCCTCGGCCTGCTGCTCGCGTTCACCTTCTTCGGGGTGGGCGCCGCGAAGGCCTCCGCTCCCGGCGCCGCCATCATCCAGTTCTTCGGCGGCATCCACGAGATCTACTTCCCGTACGCGCTCAGCAAGCCGACCACGATCCTCGCGCTCATCGCGGGTGGAGCGGCCGGCGTCACCACGAACATGGTCCTCGGCGGCGGCCTGGCCTTCCCGGCGGCCCCGGGCAGCATCATCGCGGTGACCGCCGCCGCCGTGGGTCCCGGCGTCGCCAACCTGCTGGTCGTGTATCTGTCCGTCATCATCGCGGCGACCGTGACCTTCCTCATCACGGGCGTCATCCTGCGCGCCTCCCGGAAGCGTGACCTCGCCGCCGAGGGCGACACGTTCGGCGCCGCGATCGCGCAGACCGAGGCGAACAAGGGCAAGTCGTCGGCCGCGATGGACGCCCTGCGGACCTCGACCGCGACGACGGCTCCGGAGACCACGCCGGCTCCCGCCGCCACTGCGACCGCCGCCGCGCCGATCGAGACGATCGTGTTCGCGTGCGACGCCGGAATGGGCTCCTCGGCCATGGGCGCCAGCGTGCTGCGCAACAAGCTGAAGAAGGCCGGTATCGAGGACATCACCGTCACGAACGCCGCCATCGCCAACCTCGACGGCACCGCCGACGTGGTCATCACACAGCAGCAGCTGACCGACCGGGCCACGGCGAAGTCGCCGGACTCCCTGCACGTCTCGGTGGACAACTTCATGAACTCGCCGAAGTACGACGAGGTCGTCGAGATGGTCAAGGAACAGCGAAAGGACGAAGAATGA
- the ptsP gene encoding phosphoenolpyruvate--protein phosphotransferase codes for MSGLRGVGIGLGVAQGPVVRMTEALPAPENTPSTAGADAERARVREAVAVVAQELTQRGEAAGGAAQEVLEAQAMIAEDPTLQDEVDSRIDAGATAEWAVHDAFAGFRATLEAVGGYLGERAADLDDIAQRVLARLRGVEAPGVPDPGHPFVLVARDLAPADTALLNLDQVLALVTTDGGPTSHTAILAREKGIVAVVGVGDGHALATGETVIVDAAAGVITREPTAEERSRAAERAAARRAADDAPLTPGALADGTPVALLANLGKPADAADAVARGAEGVGLFRTEFLFLSATQAPTVAQQREAYRELLEAFPGKKVVVRMLDAGADKPLAFLNDAHEENPALGLRGLRALRASEDILREQLTALAEADAATDADLWVMAPMVATVEETVYFTGLAREYGLKTAGVMVEVPASALLADRVLAHADFASIGTNDLTQYTMAADRLLGSVASFQDPWHPAVLRLVREVGAAGARLGKPVGICGEAAADPLLAVVLVGLGATSLSMAPSALADVRQALAGRTRDDAVRLAEAALAADDAPSARTAAATLATALPPHQKETTS; via the coding sequence ATGAGCGGGCTGCGAGGAGTGGGGATCGGTCTCGGCGTCGCGCAGGGACCGGTCGTCCGCATGACCGAGGCGCTGCCCGCGCCCGAGAACACACCGAGCACCGCGGGGGCGGATGCCGAGCGCGCGCGGGTCCGCGAGGCCGTCGCCGTCGTGGCGCAGGAGCTGACCCAGCGCGGCGAGGCCGCCGGTGGCGCGGCGCAGGAGGTGCTCGAGGCGCAGGCGATGATCGCCGAGGACCCCACCCTGCAGGACGAGGTCGACAGCAGGATCGACGCCGGCGCCACCGCGGAGTGGGCCGTGCACGACGCCTTCGCCGGCTTCCGGGCCACGCTCGAGGCCGTCGGCGGCTACCTCGGCGAGCGCGCCGCCGATCTCGACGACATCGCGCAGCGGGTGCTCGCTCGGCTGCGCGGCGTGGAGGCCCCCGGCGTCCCCGATCCTGGGCACCCGTTCGTCCTCGTGGCGCGTGACCTCGCGCCCGCCGACACGGCGCTGCTGAACCTCGACCAGGTGCTCGCCCTCGTCACCACCGACGGCGGCCCGACCTCCCACACGGCGATCCTCGCCAGGGAGAAGGGCATCGTGGCGGTGGTTGGCGTCGGCGACGGACACGCTCTGGCCACCGGGGAGACCGTGATCGTCGACGCGGCCGCGGGTGTCATCACCCGCGAGCCGACCGCTGAGGAGCGCAGCCGCGCCGCCGAGCGCGCCGCCGCCCGCCGGGCCGCCGATGACGCCCCGCTCACTCCCGGCGCCCTCGCCGACGGGACGCCGGTCGCGCTGCTCGCGAACCTGGGGAAGCCCGCAGACGCGGCCGACGCGGTCGCCCGGGGGGCCGAGGGCGTCGGGCTGTTCCGGACCGAATTCCTCTTCCTCTCCGCGACGCAGGCTCCCACGGTGGCCCAGCAGCGCGAGGCCTACCGCGAACTCCTGGAGGCCTTCCCCGGCAAGAAGGTCGTCGTGCGGATGCTCGACGCGGGGGCCGACAAGCCCCTGGCTTTCCTCAACGACGCGCACGAGGAGAATCCGGCCCTGGGGCTGCGCGGTCTGCGGGCGCTCCGCGCGAGCGAGGACATCCTCCGCGAGCAGCTGACCGCGCTGGCCGAGGCCGACGCCGCGACCGACGCCGATCTGTGGGTCATGGCGCCCATGGTGGCCACCGTCGAGGAGACCGTGTACTTCACCGGCCTCGCCCGCGAGTACGGGCTGAAGACGGCCGGCGTCATGGTCGAGGTGCCCGCCAGCGCCCTGCTCGCCGACCGGGTGCTCGCGCACGCCGACTTCGCATCCATCGGCACCAACGACCTCACCCAGTACACGATGGCCGCGGACCGGCTGCTCGGTTCCGTCGCGTCGTTCCAGGACCCCTGGCACCCCGCGGTGCTGCGCCTGGTGCGCGAGGTCGGCGCGGCCGGCGCCCGCCTCGGCAAGCCGGTGGGCATCTGCGGTGAGGCTGCGGCCGACCCGCTGCTCGCCGTCGTCCTCGTCGGCCTCGGCGCGACGAGCCTGTCCATGGCGCCGTCGGCCCTCGCCGACGTCCGCCAGGCGCTCGCCGGCCGCACTCGCGACGACGCCGTCCGCCTCGCGGAAGCCGCGCTCGCCGCGGACGACGCCCCCTCCGCCCGTACCGCTGCGGCGACCCTCGCCACGGCACTCCCCCCTCATCAGAAAGAGACCACATCATGA
- a CDS encoding HPr family phosphocarrier protein, with translation MTAATRTVRIGSSHGLHARPAKIFAQAAKDSGLAVTIAKDSGKPVNAASILGVIALAIEHGDYVTLTADGDGAEGVLDTLTELLTTDHDQDAAG, from the coding sequence ATGACCGCCGCCACCCGCACCGTCCGCATCGGCTCCTCGCACGGACTGCACGCCCGGCCCGCCAAGATCTTCGCGCAGGCCGCGAAGGACTCCGGCCTCGCGGTCACGATCGCCAAGGACTCCGGCAAGCCGGTCAACGCCGCGAGCATCCTCGGGGTGATCGCCCTGGCCATCGAGCACGGCGACTACGTGACGCTCACGGCAGACGGCGACGGCGCCGAGGGCGTGCTGGACACGCTCACCGAGCTGCTGACGACCGACCACGACCAGGACGCCGCCGGATGA
- a CDS encoding PTS sugar transporter subunit IIB, protein MRILVVCGAGASSTFVAQRLRTAAAAAGLDWDADAGVESTVPTGGHDLVLVGPHLRERLDAIRDLTRAPVAVLPDDVFADRDGGRTLLLAQSTLAAAGGAPKGTP, encoded by the coding sequence ATGAGGATTCTCGTGGTCTGCGGCGCCGGCGCGTCGAGCACGTTCGTCGCACAGCGCCTGCGCACCGCCGCCGCGGCGGCAGGCCTCGATTGGGATGCGGATGCCGGTGTCGAGAGCACCGTCCCCACCGGCGGACACGACCTCGTCCTCGTCGGCCCGCATCTGCGTGAGCGCCTCGACGCCATCCGCGACCTGACCCGCGCACCCGTCGCCGTCCTGCCGGACGACGTGTTCGCCGACCGCGACGGCGGCCGCACGCTTCTTCTCGCCCAGTCGACCCTCGCCGCCGCCGGCGGGGCCCCGAAAGGAACACCATGA
- a CDS encoding BglG family transcription antiterminator — translation MSRQRQDQLLAALLREEGWATAGTLADLLGVTPRSIRSYVAALNARTPGAAVVESGPAGYRAGPGARGALRVRQGGDSAPRERLHALVRLLLDEPEGIDVFDTADALHVSEATLEADLVRVRGLLDGTDLTLERARERVRLRGDEAAQRRLLSRLAHDEMDDASFHPEIFRRALSGTAVDAQAVGPFKSALVGELGELGYYVNELAIADVLLHIAIAAERVAAGRALDAPPVGARPEIPRVGAVIARLASEHFAVVLGEGDSGHLASLVLTRIVAPGGEAAQELARSGVAPDVEAAVRAEIARAAEDYRVDLFDETFVLRLALHVQNLLRRAEESALTRNPLTRSLKTTYPMIFEVAVSIASGLHDRLGTPIHDDEIAYIAMHVGGRLERSRKAESILTATIVCPGYYELHELLRSSVDRSLGSAIEVTSVVTNVDPDWASFDTDLVLSTIEPGAPGDRFVRIQPFLTDADVDRIQQAAGRLRRGRRLARLREELARYFHPDAFVHPLSDDGEEAIIRRLGAPLIRAGLIGDDYVENTIVRERMSSTAFTDALAVPHALQMTATRTAIAVGVAEGSAAWGDGRVQVVALAAFSESDRAAFQTVFEQLVEVFSERESVQRIVRRSATFEGFLDELVAVIDG, via the coding sequence ATGTCGCGCCAGCGTCAGGACCAGCTCCTCGCCGCGCTGCTGCGCGAGGAGGGCTGGGCGACCGCGGGTACGCTGGCCGATCTCCTCGGCGTGACCCCGCGGAGCATCCGGTCCTACGTCGCGGCCCTGAACGCCCGCACGCCCGGTGCGGCGGTCGTCGAGTCCGGGCCCGCGGGCTATCGAGCGGGCCCCGGCGCGCGCGGCGCCCTGCGCGTGCGGCAGGGCGGCGACTCCGCCCCGCGCGAACGCCTGCACGCCCTCGTCCGGCTGTTGCTGGACGAGCCGGAGGGGATCGACGTCTTCGACACGGCGGACGCCCTGCACGTGAGCGAGGCGACGCTGGAAGCGGACCTGGTGCGCGTGCGCGGCCTCCTGGACGGCACCGATCTGACCCTCGAGCGCGCCCGCGAGCGGGTACGGCTCCGCGGCGACGAGGCCGCGCAGCGCCGTCTGCTCAGCCGCCTCGCCCACGACGAGATGGACGACGCCTCGTTCCATCCGGAGATCTTCCGGCGGGCCCTCTCCGGGACCGCGGTCGATGCGCAGGCGGTCGGCCCGTTCAAGTCCGCCTTGGTGGGCGAGCTCGGCGAACTCGGTTACTACGTCAACGAACTCGCGATCGCCGACGTGCTCCTGCACATCGCGATCGCCGCCGAGCGGGTGGCCGCCGGGCGTGCCCTCGACGCGCCACCGGTGGGGGCGCGACCGGAGATTCCGCGGGTGGGGGCGGTGATCGCCCGCCTCGCGTCCGAGCACTTCGCCGTGGTCCTCGGGGAAGGGGACAGCGGGCACCTCGCCTCCCTCGTCCTGACCCGGATCGTCGCCCCTGGTGGCGAGGCGGCGCAGGAACTCGCCCGCAGCGGCGTCGCCCCGGACGTGGAGGCGGCGGTCAGGGCGGAGATCGCGCGGGCTGCGGAGGACTACCGCGTCGACCTCTTCGACGAGACCTTCGTGCTCCGCCTCGCGCTGCACGTGCAGAACCTCCTGCGCCGCGCCGAGGAGAGCGCCCTCACCCGCAACCCGCTCACCCGCTCGCTGAAGACGACGTATCCGATGATCTTCGAGGTCGCGGTGTCGATCGCGAGCGGTCTGCACGACCGGCTCGGCACGCCTATCCACGACGACGAGATCGCCTACATCGCGATGCATGTCGGGGGACGGCTGGAACGGAGCCGCAAGGCGGAGTCCATCCTCACGGCGACCATCGTCTGCCCCGGCTATTACGAACTCCACGAACTCCTGCGCTCGAGTGTGGACCGCTCGCTCGGCTCCGCGATCGAGGTCACCAGCGTCGTCACGAACGTCGACCCGGACTGGGCGTCGTTCGACACCGACCTCGTGCTGAGCACGATCGAACCCGGTGCCCCCGGCGACCGCTTCGTGCGCATCCAGCCCTTCCTCACGGATGCGGACGTCGACCGCATCCAGCAGGCCGCGGGGCGCTTGCGCCGCGGGCGGCGGCTGGCGCGACTGCGGGAGGAGCTCGCGCGCTACTTCCACCCTGACGCCTTCGTGCATCCGCTCTCGGACGACGGCGAGGAGGCCATCATCCGGCGGCTCGGCGCCCCGCTCATCCGGGCGGGCCTGATCGGCGACGACTACGTGGAGAACACGATCGTGCGGGAGCGGATGTCCTCCACGGCGTTCACCGACGCGCTGGCCGTGCCGCACGCGCTGCAGATGACGGCGACCCGGACGGCGATCGCGGTCGGTGTCGCGGAGGGGTCGGCGGCCTGGGGCGACGGCCGCGTGCAGGTCGTCGCGCTGGCCGCCTTCAGCGAGAGCGACCGCGCCGCCTTCCAGACCGTGTTCGAGCAGCTCGTGGAGGTGTTCAGCGAGCGCGAGAGCGTGCAGCGGATCGTCCGGCGCAGCGCGACTTTCGAGGGCTTCCTCGACGAGCTCGTCGCCGTCATCGACGGCTGA
- a CDS encoding HPr family phosphocarrier protein, giving the protein MPARHVVVSAHNGVHARPVAELVRLAQAHELPVTLRTADGTTVDLRSVLAVMDLALAPGAAVTLETPPAPDAERVLTQLALVLAPDA; this is encoded by the coding sequence ATGCCCGCCCGTCACGTCGTCGTCAGCGCCCACAACGGCGTGCACGCACGACCGGTCGCGGAGCTCGTGCGCCTCGCGCAGGCGCACGAGCTCCCGGTCACCCTGCGGACAGCGGACGGCACGACCGTGGATCTCCGCAGCGTCCTCGCGGTGATGGACCTCGCGCTCGCCCCCGGCGCCGCTGTGACCCTGGAGACGCCACCGGCCCCTGATGCCGAGCGCGTCCTCACGCAGCTCGCCCTGGTGCTCGCCCCCGACGCCTGA
- a CDS encoding phospho-sugar mutase, with protein MSEERLAQARAWLRQDPDPQTRDELAGIVTRAASGDEAAVADLDDRFGSRLAFGTAGLRGALGAGSNRMNRVLVSQAAAGFAAYLRERAGGGTPTVVIGYDGRRNSRVFAQDSAELFAGAGLRAILLPRLLPTPVLAFAVRHLDADAGVMVTASHNPPDDNGYKVYLGGDDAGSQIVAPADAEIAAHIQRVADSGDVRTLPRSTAYETAGEDLVQAYIAATAAVAPAPADARRLRWIYTAMHGVGWETVARILDAAGYPRPVVVDEQLHPDPTFRTVSFPNPEEPGAMDLAFAKARRAKADFILANDPDADRLAVAIPDDTAADGWRRLTGNEVGLLLGARAARAAAGTPGASLACSLVSSPGLGAIAAHHGLDFHETLTGFKWISRAPGIVFGFEEALGYLVNPETVRDKDGISAAVAVLGLAAEAQERGLTLADLVREVGDTYGHFASAQVSVRVADLSLIGTVMMSLRTLPPTQIAGRSIASAEDLLQSAPGQPSGDVLRYRLSDGSRIIVRPSGTEPKLKVYIDATGDSAKAAAAAVAELESGVRVLLDERS; from the coding sequence GTGAGCGAGGAGCGGCTCGCCCAGGCCCGCGCCTGGCTGCGCCAGGACCCCGACCCGCAGACCCGTGACGAGCTCGCGGGCATCGTCACCCGTGCCGCCTCCGGGGACGAGGCCGCCGTGGCGGACCTGGACGACCGCTTCGGCAGCCGCCTCGCGTTCGGCACGGCCGGACTCCGCGGCGCCCTCGGGGCGGGGAGCAACCGGATGAACCGGGTGCTCGTCTCCCAGGCCGCGGCGGGCTTCGCCGCGTACCTGCGCGAGCGCGCCGGTGGCGGGACGCCCACGGTCGTGATCGGCTACGACGGCCGCCGCAATTCGCGGGTGTTCGCCCAGGACTCCGCCGAGCTGTTCGCCGGTGCCGGCCTGCGGGCGATCCTGCTCCCCCGCCTGCTGCCGACCCCCGTGCTCGCCTTCGCGGTGCGTCATCTCGATGCCGACGCGGGCGTGATGGTGACCGCGAGCCACAACCCGCCGGACGACAACGGCTACAAGGTGTATCTCGGCGGCGACGACGCGGGTTCCCAGATCGTCGCTCCCGCCGATGCCGAGATCGCCGCGCACATCCAGCGCGTCGCGGACAGCGGGGACGTACGGACTCTGCCGCGGTCGACCGCGTACGAGACTGCGGGCGAGGACCTCGTCCAGGCCTACATCGCCGCCACCGCGGCCGTCGCCCCCGCTCCGGCCGACGCCCGCCGGCTGCGCTGGATCTACACCGCGATGCACGGGGTCGGCTGGGAGACGGTCGCCCGCATCCTCGACGCCGCGGGCTACCCGCGGCCCGTCGTGGTCGACGAGCAGCTGCATCCCGACCCGACCTTCCGCACCGTCTCCTTCCCCAACCCGGAGGAGCCGGGGGCGATGGACCTCGCGTTCGCGAAGGCCAGGCGGGCGAAGGCCGACTTCATCCTCGCCAACGACCCGGACGCCGATCGGCTCGCCGTGGCCATCCCCGACGACACCGCCGCGGACGGCTGGCGACGCCTCACGGGCAACGAGGTCGGCCTGCTGCTCGGCGCCCGTGCCGCGCGCGCCGCGGCGGGTACTCCCGGCGCCTCGCTCGCGTGCTCGCTCGTCTCCTCCCCCGGCCTCGGCGCGATCGCCGCCCACCACGGACTGGACTTCCACGAGACCCTCACCGGGTTCAAGTGGATCTCGCGGGCCCCCGGCATCGTCTTCGGGTTCGAGGAGGCGCTGGGCTACCTCGTCAATCCGGAGACCGTGCGCGACAAGGACGGCATCTCCGCCGCGGTCGCCGTGCTCGGACTCGCCGCGGAAGCGCAGGAACGCGGGCTCACCCTCGCCGACCTCGTCCGCGAGGTCGGCGACACGTACGGGCACTTCGCGAGCGCCCAGGTGTCGGTGCGGGTGGCGGACCTGTCGCTCATCGGCACCGTGATGATGTCGTTGCGCACCCTCCCGCCGACGCAGATCGCGGGGCGCTCGATCGCGTCGGCCGAGGACCTGCTGCAGAGCGCTCCGGGGCAGCCCTCCGGAGACGTGTTGCGGTACCGGCTCTCGGACGGCTCCCGGATCATCGTGCGCCCGAGCGGCACGGAGCCGAAGCTCAAGGTGTACATCGACGCCACGGGGGATTCCGCGAAGGCGGCCGCAGCCGCCGTCGCCGAGCTGGAGAGCGGCGTCCGGGTCCTGCTGGACGAGCGCTCCTGA
- a CDS encoding purine-nucleoside phosphorylase, whose protein sequence is MPETHSNPLDDPSANPFEVAAEAAADIARLTGVEKHDIALTLGSGWGKAADLIGETVATVPATEVTGFSKPALEGHVGTLRSIRTPGGKNVLVIGARTHYYENHGVRRVVHSVRTAAATGAKIMVLTNGAGGIRETWKPGQPVLISDHINLTADSPLEGATFIDLTDLYAKRLRDIARTVDPTLDEGVYTQFRGPHYETPAEVQMAKHIGGHIVGMSTALEAIAAREAGMEILGFSLITNLAAGIQQTPLSHAEVIEAGREAEPVISALLARVVEAL, encoded by the coding sequence ATGCCTGAAACCCACAGCAACCCCCTCGACGACCCCTCTGCGAACCCGTTCGAGGTCGCAGCCGAAGCCGCCGCCGACATCGCACGGTTGACCGGCGTCGAGAAGCACGACATCGCCCTCACGCTCGGCAGCGGCTGGGGCAAGGCGGCCGACCTCATCGGCGAGACCGTCGCGACCGTCCCCGCGACCGAGGTCACCGGATTCTCGAAGCCCGCCCTGGAGGGCCACGTCGGCACCCTGCGCAGCATCCGGACGCCGGGCGGGAAGAACGTCCTCGTCATCGGCGCTCGCACGCACTACTACGAGAACCACGGCGTGCGCCGGGTCGTGCACAGCGTCCGCACCGCCGCGGCGACGGGCGCGAAGATCATGGTGCTCACCAACGGCGCCGGCGGCATCCGAGAGACCTGGAAGCCCGGTCAGCCCGTGCTGATCAGCGACCACATCAACCTCACCGCCGACTCCCCGCTGGAGGGCGCGACGTTCATCGACCTCACCGACCTCTACGCGAAGCGCCTGCGCGACATCGCCCGGACGGTCGACCCCACGCTCGACGAGGGCGTCTACACGCAGTTCCGCGGCCCGCACTACGAGACCCCGGCCGAGGTGCAGATGGCCAAGCACATCGGCGGGCACATCGTCGGCATGTCCACCGCGCTCGAGGCGATCGCCGCGCGCGAGGCGGGCATGGAGATCCTCGGGTTCTCGCTCATCACGAACCTCGCGGCGGGCATCCAGCAGACCCCGCTCAGCCATGCCGAGGTCATCGAGGCCGGACGTGAGGCGGAGCCGGTGATCTCCGCCCTGCTGGCCCGGGTGGTCGAGGCCCTGTGA
- a CDS encoding NAD(P)H-quinone dehydrogenase produces the protein MESMSSTTFERTQRVAVLGGGPGGYEAALAAAQLGAEVTLVERVGVGGSAVLTDVVPSKSLIATADAAVAISEASDLGVNFYAKGENGKPLKPEIAINLAAVNKRLVALAGQQSEDMRTTLLDAGVRILSGHGRLEGPNAIVVSTGERGTDFDRVEADTIVVAVGASPRELDSAKPDGKRILTWTQLYDMKALPEHLIVVGSGVTGAEFASAYMNLGAKVTLVSSREQVLPGEDQDAARVLEKVFKRGGMQVLSKSRAEKVEVVGDGVTVTLSDGRTVEGSHCLMAVGSIPNTAGIGLEEAGVELDDSGHVRVNRVARTSVPNVYAVGDCTNFFPLASVASMQGRTAVFHALGDIVIPLELIKITSNIFTAPEIATVGYGVKDVEDGLADGMVYKLPLAANPRAKMMGIKDGFVKLIARKGSGTVIGGVIVAPKASELIYPIAIAVERRLTVDQVSRVFAAYPSLSSSITDASRAMHLVNIS, from the coding sequence ATGGAGAGCATGTCTTCCACCACTTTCGAGCGCACTCAGCGCGTCGCCGTCCTCGGCGGCGGACCCGGCGGTTACGAGGCGGCCCTGGCGGCGGCCCAGCTCGGAGCGGAGGTCACCCTCGTCGAGCGCGTCGGTGTCGGCGGATCCGCCGTGCTCACCGACGTGGTGCCCTCGAAGAGCCTCATCGCGACGGCGGATGCCGCTGTCGCCATCTCCGAGGCCAGCGACCTCGGCGTGAACTTCTACGCCAAGGGCGAGAACGGCAAGCCGCTCAAGCCGGAGATCGCCATCAACCTCGCCGCCGTGAACAAGCGCCTCGTGGCGTTGGCCGGCCAGCAGTCCGAGGACATGCGCACCACTCTCCTCGACGCGGGCGTCCGGATCCTCTCCGGTCACGGCCGGCTGGAGGGCCCGAACGCCATCGTCGTCTCCACGGGAGAGCGCGGCACCGACTTCGACCGCGTCGAGGCCGACACCATCGTCGTCGCGGTCGGCGCCTCGCCGCGCGAACTCGACTCCGCCAAGCCCGACGGCAAGCGCATCCTCACGTGGACCCAGCTCTACGACATGAAGGCGCTGCCCGAGCACCTCATCGTCGTCGGCTCGGGCGTCACCGGCGCCGAGTTCGCCTCCGCCTACATGAACCTCGGCGCGAAGGTCACGCTCGTCTCCAGCCGCGAGCAGGTGCTCCCCGGTGAGGACCAGGATGCGGCGCGGGTGCTGGAGAAGGTGTTCAAGCGGGGTGGCATGCAGGTGCTGTCGAAGTCGCGGGCCGAGAAGGTCGAGGTCGTCGGCGACGGCGTCACCGTGACCCTGTCGGACGGCCGCACGGTCGAGGGCAGCCACTGCCTCATGGCGGTCGGCTCGATCCCGAACACCGCGGGCATCGGCCTGGAGGAGGCCGGCGTCGAGCTCGACGACTCCGGTCACGTCCGGGTCAACCGCGTCGCGCGCACCTCGGTGCCGAACGTGTACGCGGTGGGCGACTGCACGAACTTCTTCCCGCTGGCCTCGGTGGCCTCGATGCAGGGCCGCACGGCGGTGTTCCACGCGCTGGGTGACATCGTCATCCCGCTCGAGCTCATCAAGATCACCTCGAACATCTTCACGGCCCCGGAGATCGCGACCGTCGGCTACGGCGTCAAGGACGTGGAAGACGGCCTCGCCGACGGCATGGTCTACAAGCTCCCGCTGGCCGCCAACCCGCGCGCGAAGATGATGGGCATCAAGGACGGCTTCGTCAAGCTCATCGCCCGCAAGGGCTCCGGCACCGTCATCGGCGGCGTGATCGTGGCGCCGAAGGCCTCGGAGCTGATCTACCCCATCGCGATCGCAGTGGAGCGTCGTCTCACCGTCGACCAGGTCTCCCGCGTGTTCGCCGCGTACCCCTCGCTCTCGAGCAGCATCACCGACGCGAGCCGCGCGATGCACCTCGTGAACATCTCCTGA